From the Streptomyces sp. KMM 9044 genome, one window contains:
- the pth gene encoding aminoacyl-tRNA hydrolase has translation MDVTTDAAAVWLVAGLGNPGPEYAGNRHNVGFMVADLLAERISGRFKRAGKAQAQVVEGRIGPPGPANRRVILAKPTSFMNLSGGPVNALREFYKVPVAQVVAVHDELDIEYGTLRLKLGGGDNGHNGLKSMTKAFGADYHRVRFGIGRPPGRMPVADYVLRDFSSAERKELDYFVDRAADAVECLVIDGLERAQGTYNS, from the coding sequence ATCGACGTGACGACCGATGCGGCGGCTGTCTGGCTGGTTGCGGGGCTGGGCAATCCGGGGCCGGAGTACGCCGGGAACCGGCACAACGTGGGGTTCATGGTGGCGGACCTGCTGGCGGAGCGGATCTCGGGCCGCTTCAAGCGGGCCGGAAAGGCGCAGGCGCAGGTCGTGGAGGGCCGGATCGGGCCGCCGGGGCCGGCGAACCGGCGGGTGATCCTGGCGAAGCCGACGTCGTTCATGAATCTGTCGGGCGGGCCGGTGAACGCGCTGCGGGAGTTCTACAAGGTGCCGGTGGCGCAGGTGGTGGCGGTCCACGACGAGCTGGACATCGAGTACGGGACGCTGCGGCTGAAGCTGGGGGGCGGCGACAACGGCCACAACGGGCTGAAGTCGATGACGAAGGCGTTCGGTGCGGACTACCACCGGGTGCGGTTCGGGATCGGGCGTCCGCCGGGGCGGATGCCGGTGGCGGACTACGTGCTGCGGGACTTCTCGTCGGCGGAGCGCAAGGAGCTGGACTACTTCGTGGACCGGGCGGCGGACGCGGTGGAGTGTCTGGTGATCGACGGTCTGGAGCGGGCGCAGGGTACGTACAACTCCTGA
- the glmU gene encoding bifunctional UDP-N-acetylglucosamine diphosphorylase/glucosamine-1-phosphate N-acetyltransferase GlmU codes for MSANRPAAVVVLAAGEGTRMKSATPKVLHDICGRSLVGHVLAASGELEPENLVVVVGHAREQVIAHLAEVAPDVRAAVQAEQNGTGHAVRRGLEELGGSVDGTVVVVCGDTPLLTGETLRRLSATHSADGNAVTVLTAEVPDATGYGRIVRDAASGAVTAIVEHKDASEEQRAIREINSGVFAFDGVLLADALKRVRTDNSQGEEYLTDVLGILRGAGHRVGASVAGDHREIAGINNRVQLSQARRILNDRLLTAAMLSGVTVVDPATTWVDVTVTFGRDVVVHPGTQLHGATHLAEGCEVGPNARLTDTRVGAGARVDNTVASGAEVGPEASVGPFAYLRPGTRLGRKGKIGTYVETKNASIGEGTKIPHLSYVGDATIGDFSNIGAASVFVNYDGQDKYHTTVGSHCRTGADNMFVAPVTVGDGAYTAAGSAITKDVPPGSLAVARGQQRNIEGWVARKRPGSAAARAAEEAARESAGQD; via the coding sequence GTGAGCGCCAATCGCCCGGCAGCCGTCGTCGTTCTCGCAGCGGGCGAGGGCACCCGTATGAAGTCGGCCACTCCGAAGGTCCTGCACGACATCTGCGGCCGTTCCCTGGTGGGTCACGTGCTGGCCGCCTCCGGTGAGCTGGAGCCGGAGAACCTGGTCGTCGTCGTGGGGCACGCACGCGAGCAGGTGATCGCGCACCTCGCCGAGGTCGCCCCCGACGTACGTGCCGCCGTCCAGGCGGAGCAGAACGGCACCGGGCACGCGGTGCGGAGGGGGCTGGAGGAGCTGGGCGGCTCCGTGGACGGGACCGTGGTGGTGGTCTGCGGTGACACTCCGCTGCTGACCGGTGAGACGTTGCGGCGGCTGTCGGCCACGCATTCCGCGGACGGGAACGCGGTGACGGTGCTGACGGCCGAGGTGCCCGACGCGACGGGGTACGGGCGGATCGTGCGGGACGCGGCCTCGGGTGCGGTGACGGCGATCGTGGAGCACAAGGACGCGTCCGAGGAGCAGCGGGCGATCCGGGAGATCAATTCGGGTGTGTTCGCGTTCGACGGCGTGTTGTTGGCGGATGCGTTGAAGAGGGTGCGGACGGACAACAGTCAGGGTGAGGAGTACCTGACGGACGTGCTGGGGATTCTGCGTGGGGCGGGGCACCGGGTGGGTGCGTCGGTGGCGGGCGACCACCGGGAGATCGCGGGAATCAACAACCGGGTGCAGTTGTCCCAGGCGCGGCGGATCCTCAACGACCGGCTGCTGACCGCTGCCATGCTCTCCGGGGTCACGGTCGTCGACCCCGCCACGACGTGGGTGGACGTCACGGTGACGTTCGGGCGGGACGTGGTGGTGCACCCGGGGACGCAGCTGCACGGCGCGACGCATCTCGCCGAGGGGTGCGAGGTGGGGCCGAACGCACGGCTGACGGACACCCGGGTGGGGGCCGGCGCGAGGGTGGACAACACGGTGGCGTCGGGTGCGGAGGTCGGCCCGGAGGCTTCGGTGGGTCCGTTCGCGTACCTGCGTCCGGGGACGCGGCTGGGCCGCAAGGGAAAGATCGGCACGTACGTGGAGACGAAGAACGCGTCGATCGGCGAGGGGACGAAGATTCCGCATCTGTCGTACGTGGGGGACGCGACGATCGGCGATTTCTCGAACATCGGTGCGGCGAGCGTGTTCGTGAACTACGACGGGCAGGACAAATATCACACGACGGTCGGGTCGCACTGCCGGACCGGGGCGGACAACATGTTCGTGGCACCTGTCACCGTCGGGGACGGTGCTTACACTGCCGCCGGCTCTGCGATCACGAAGGACGTACCGCCCGGCTCGCTGGCTGTGGCCCGGGGCCAACAGCGGAACATCGAGGGCTGGGTGGCTCGCAAGCGTCCGGGGAGCGCTGCCGCGAGGGCCGCGGAGGAGGCTGCCCGGGAGTCGGCCGGGCAGGATTGA
- a CDS encoding SUKH-3 domain-containing protein, whose amino-acid sequence MRTDHAPSPNHPAPPEPGGISHRFPDAVATALRTAGWQPGHWDIRQAEIWADTLRDHTSPAGHRHTVFPAAVEAWAEFGGLHITPTGPGRQLAPSTLHLDPLHGLHMARTLGDLGRALDTDVCPVGADPDTHTLVAIDTEGRVYALDHTGDWYLGHHIDQGLTTLVSGTEPTRLTTG is encoded by the coding sequence ATGCGCACCGACCACGCCCCCTCCCCCAACCACCCGGCCCCACCCGAACCGGGGGGAATCTCACACCGCTTCCCCGACGCCGTCGCCACCGCCCTGCGCACCGCCGGCTGGCAACCAGGACACTGGGACATCAGACAAGCCGAAATCTGGGCCGACACCCTGCGCGACCACACCTCGCCCGCAGGACACCGCCACACGGTCTTCCCCGCCGCCGTCGAGGCCTGGGCAGAATTCGGCGGACTCCACATCACCCCCACCGGCCCCGGCCGCCAACTCGCCCCCTCCACCCTCCACCTCGATCCCCTCCACGGCCTCCACATGGCCCGCACACTCGGCGACCTCGGCCGCGCACTCGACACCGACGTCTGCCCCGTCGGCGCCGACCCCGACACCCACACCCTCGTCGCCATCGACACCGAAGGCCGCGTCTACGCCCTCGACCACACCGGCGACTGGTACCTCGGCCACCACATCGACCAGGGCCTCACCACCCTCGTCTCCGGCACCGAACCCACCCGCCTCACCACAGGCTGA
- a CDS encoding 50S ribosomal protein L25/general stress protein Ctc, with the protein MSEVKLHAETRREFGKGAARRIRREGKVPGVVYERGLEPLHVTLPGHELLLALRTPNVLINLAVDGEGSQLAIPKAVQRDAIKGFLEHVDLLKVKSGEKVTVEIFVNTEGELAPGGNLLEHVLSALPVETEATHIPEGVTISIEGLTAGDAVLAKDVKLPAGTTLAVDEDTVVLQVLSAQAEESAEGDGDEAAEA; encoded by the coding sequence ATGTCCGAGGTGAAGCTGCACGCGGAGACGCGGCGCGAGTTCGGCAAGGGTGCGGCGCGTCGTATCCGTCGTGAGGGCAAGGTTCCGGGCGTGGTGTACGAGCGTGGCCTCGAGCCGCTGCACGTGACGCTGCCGGGCCACGAGCTGCTGCTGGCGCTGCGTACGCCGAACGTGCTGATCAATCTGGCCGTCGACGGTGAGGGCAGCCAGCTGGCGATCCCGAAGGCCGTGCAGCGTGACGCGATCAAGGGTTTCCTGGAGCACGTCGACCTGCTGAAGGTGAAGAGCGGCGAGAAGGTCACCGTCGAGATCTTCGTGAACACCGAGGGTGAGCTGGCACCGGGCGGCAACCTGCTGGAGCACGTCCTGTCCGCGCTGCCGGTCGAGACCGAGGCGACGCACATCCCGGAGGGCGTGACCATCTCGATCGAGGGCCTGACGGCCGGTGACGCGGTGCTCGCCAAGGACGTGAAGCTGCCGGCCGGTACGACGCTGGCGGTGGACGAGGACACCGTGGTGCTGCAGGTCCTGTCCGCGCAGGCCGAGGAGTCCGCGGAGGGTGACGGGGACGAGGCCGCCGAGGCCTGA
- a CDS encoding sensor histidine kinase, which produces MTTTGEDHVTARGGPWWWGRRRSAVLDVSLAVVSALECGLEGIPFARDAGIPVAVGVLFGLLAGSVLVVRRHWPIAVVLVVIAITPAQMGFLMGLVGLYTLAASELPRRITVSLAGMSLVGTFIATLVRVRQDMARGELELGDWFVPFASITTSVGLTAPPVLLGLYVGARRRLMESLRERADSLERELQLLAERAEERAEWARNEERTRIAREMHDVVAHRVSLMVVHAAALQAVARKDPEKAVKNAALVGDMGRQALTELREMLGVLRSGGDGAQRGAGVSVPLAAVGVAAAAAASRAVSEERPGGGEGPSLSEIDELVGQSAAAGMVVALRVEGEGRSYAGEVESTAYRVVQEALTNVHKHAPGAKTYVRLAHRVSEIAMQVENGPPPQAGSSARLPSGGNGLVGMKERVSALGGVFVSGPTEAGGFRVSAVIPAS; this is translated from the coding sequence ATGACCACGACGGGGGAAGACCATGTGACGGCCCGTGGAGGGCCGTGGTGGTGGGGCAGACGGCGTAGTGCCGTGCTGGATGTGAGCCTTGCGGTGGTGTCCGCGCTGGAGTGCGGGCTGGAGGGGATTCCGTTCGCGCGGGACGCGGGGATTCCGGTGGCCGTGGGGGTGCTGTTCGGGTTGCTGGCGGGGTCGGTGCTGGTGGTGCGGCGGCACTGGCCGATCGCCGTGGTGCTGGTGGTGATCGCCATCACGCCGGCACAGATGGGCTTTCTGATGGGCCTGGTGGGTCTGTACACGCTGGCGGCGTCGGAGTTGCCGCGCCGGATCACCGTGTCGCTGGCGGGGATGTCGCTGGTGGGGACGTTCATCGCGACGTTGGTGCGGGTGCGCCAGGACATGGCGCGGGGGGAGTTGGAGCTGGGGGACTGGTTCGTTCCGTTCGCGTCGATCACGACGTCGGTGGGGCTGACCGCGCCGCCGGTGCTGCTGGGGCTGTACGTGGGGGCGCGGCGGCGGTTGATGGAGAGTCTGCGGGAGCGGGCGGACAGTCTGGAGCGGGAGCTTCAGTTGCTGGCGGAGCGGGCCGAGGAGCGGGCCGAGTGGGCGCGCAACGAGGAGCGGACGCGGATCGCGCGGGAGATGCATGACGTGGTCGCGCATCGGGTGAGTCTGATGGTGGTGCATGCGGCGGCGTTGCAGGCGGTGGCGCGGAAGGATCCGGAGAAGGCGGTGAAGAACGCCGCGTTGGTGGGGGACATGGGCCGGCAGGCGTTGACGGAGCTGCGGGAGATGCTCGGGGTGCTGCGCTCCGGCGGGGACGGTGCGCAGCGGGGCGCGGGGGTCTCGGTGCCGTTGGCGGCGGTGGGCGTGGCGGCGGCCGCGGCGGCGTCGCGGGCGGTGAGTGAGGAGCGGCCCGGTGGGGGTGAGGGGCCGAGTCTCTCGGAGATAGACGAGCTGGTGGGGCAGTCGGCGGCTGCGGGGATGGTGGTGGCCCTGCGGGTGGAGGGGGAGGGCCGGTCGTACGCGGGGGAGGTGGAGTCGACGGCGTACCGGGTGGTGCAGGAGGCGCTGACGAATGTGCACAAGCACGCGCCGGGGGCGAAGACGTATGTGCGGCTGGCGCATCGGGTGTCGGAGATCGCGATGCAGGTGGAGAACGGGCCGCCGCCGCAGGCGGGGTCGTCGGCGCGGTTGCCGTCGGGTGGGAACGGTCTGGTGGGGATGAAGGAGCGGGTGTCGGCGCTGGGTGGGGTGTTCGTCTCGGGGCCGACGGAGGCGGGGGGTTTCCGGGTGTCGGCGGTGATTCCGGCGTCGTAG
- a CDS encoding ribose-phosphate diphosphokinase — MTGIKTTGQKKMMFFSGRAHPELAEEVARVLGVGVVPTRAFDFANGEIYVRYEESARGADCFLIQSHTAPINKWIMEQLIMIDALKRASARSITVIVPFYGYARQDKKHRGREPISARLIADLMKTAGATRVLTVDLHTDQIQGFFDGPVDHLFALPLLADYVGTKVDREKLTVVSPDAGRVRVADRWCDRLGAPLAIVHKRRDKDVANQVTVHEVVGEVKGRVCVLVDDMIDTGGTICAAADALFAHGAEDVIVTATHGVLSGPAADRLKNSRVSEFVFTDTLPTPGELSGDLDKITVLSIAPTIASAVREVFEDGSVTSLFDER; from the coding sequence GTGACCGGGATCAAGACGACCGGCCAGAAGAAGATGATGTTCTTCTCCGGCCGCGCCCACCCCGAGCTTGCCGAGGAGGTCGCCCGCGTACTGGGTGTCGGGGTGGTGCCGACGAGGGCCTTCGACTTCGCCAACGGCGAGATCTATGTGCGGTACGAGGAGTCGGCCCGTGGGGCGGACTGTTTCCTGATCCAGAGCCACACGGCGCCGATCAACAAGTGGATCATGGAGCAGTTGATCATGATCGACGCGTTGAAGCGTGCGTCGGCAAGGTCGATCACCGTCATCGTGCCGTTCTACGGTTACGCGCGGCAGGACAAGAAGCACCGTGGGCGTGAACCGATCTCGGCGCGCCTGATCGCGGACCTGATGAAGACCGCGGGGGCGACCCGGGTACTGACGGTGGATCTGCACACGGACCAGATCCAGGGCTTCTTCGACGGTCCGGTGGATCACCTGTTCGCGCTGCCGCTGCTGGCGGACTACGTGGGCACGAAGGTGGACCGGGAGAAGCTGACGGTGGTGTCGCCGGACGCGGGGCGCGTGCGGGTGGCGGACCGCTGGTGCGACCGTCTGGGTGCGCCGCTGGCGATCGTGCACAAGCGGCGGGACAAGGACGTGGCGAATCAGGTCACGGTCCACGAGGTGGTCGGCGAGGTGAAGGGCCGCGTGTGCGTCCTGGTGGACGACATGATCGACACGGGTGGCACGATCTGCGCCGCGGCGGACGCGTTGTTCGCGCACGGTGCGGAGGACGTGATCGTGACGGCGACGCACGGCGTGCTGTCGGGTCCGGCGGCGGACCGGCTGAAGAACTCGCGGGTGAGCGAGTTCGTGTTCACGGACACGCTGCCGACGCCGGGTGAGCTGAGCGGCGACCTGGACAAGATCACGGTGCTGTCGATCGCGCCGACGATCGCGAGTGCGGTGCGCGAGGTGTTCGAGGACGGTTCGGTGACGAGCCTGTTCGACGAGCGGTAA